A stretch of Prosthecodimorpha staleyi DNA encodes these proteins:
- a CDS encoding peroxiredoxin — translation MTPATVPDVVFHTRVRNPALGGDNPFEWKDVTTAELFGGRNVVVFGVPGAFTPACSDSHLPGFERNHDAFVALGIDLVACVSVNDAFVMFQWAKSRAIEKVVMLPDGNGDFARLMGMLVRRTAQGMGYRSWRYAMHVEDRVIRRMFVEPGFGDDPAGVGVTVSNAETMLDYLRAR, via the coding sequence ATGACCCCCGCAACCGTCCCCGACGTCGTCTTTCACACCCGCGTGCGCAATCCGGCGCTCGGCGGCGACAATCCGTTCGAATGGAAGGACGTGACCACGGCGGAGCTGTTCGGCGGGCGCAATGTGGTCGTGTTCGGGGTGCCGGGCGCTTTCACGCCGGCCTGCTCGGACAGCCACCTGCCCGGCTTCGAGCGCAATCACGATGCCTTCGTGGCGCTCGGCATCGATCTGGTCGCCTGCGTCTCGGTCAATGACGCCTTCGTCATGTTCCAATGGGCGAAGAGCCGGGCGATCGAAAAGGTCGTCATGCTGCCCGACGGCAACGGCGACTTCGCGCGGCTGATGGGCATGCTGGTGCGCCGCACCGCCCAGGGCATGGGCTATCGCAGCTGGCGATATGCCATGCATGTGGAGGATCGCGTCATCCGCAGGATGTTCGTCGAGCCGGGCTTCGGCGACGACCCGGCGGGCGTCGGCGTCACGGTCTCGAATGCGGAGACCATGCTGGACTATCTGCGCGCACGCTGA
- a CDS encoding IclR family transcriptional regulator yields the protein MRSAVDRIFDLLEAIATRPAGAALNELAVAAQLAKPTAHRLLADLIARGLVRQDGPNGDYSLTLEIALLGFRHLAGTGFLDICQPELDRLAGKAGELIRLSWLDGERLAIVAESQGAKPGLRFDANLGRPVVLHSMAVGKAYLASLTDADALARVRAQGLLGAAGGGSTPIRTEADLLAELDRVRRCGFALAYNEADPGTGAVAVPITAADGGAFLGAIAVVVPTARWTREALAGLVPDLREAARDIAGKAVVAPYCRKGAQVLRRPANSKGL from the coding sequence ATGCGCTCTGCCGTCGACCGCATCTTCGATCTCCTGGAAGCGATCGCGACCCGACCGGCGGGCGCGGCGCTGAACGAACTGGCGGTTGCCGCGCAGTTGGCCAAGCCGACCGCCCATCGCCTCCTCGCCGATCTGATCGCGCGCGGCCTGGTGCGCCAGGACGGGCCCAACGGCGACTACTCGCTGACCCTGGAGATCGCGCTGCTCGGCTTCCGGCATCTCGCCGGCACGGGCTTTCTCGACATCTGCCAGCCGGAACTCGACCGGCTCGCCGGCAAGGCGGGCGAGTTGATCCGGCTGTCCTGGCTCGACGGCGAGCGGCTCGCGATCGTCGCCGAATCCCAGGGCGCCAAGCCGGGCCTGCGCTTCGATGCCAATCTGGGCCGGCCGGTGGTCCTGCACAGCATGGCGGTCGGCAAGGCGTATCTGGCCAGCCTGACCGATGCCGATGCGCTGGCCCGGGTTCGCGCCCAGGGGCTGCTCGGCGCGGCCGGAGGCGGCTCGACGCCGATCCGGACCGAGGCGGACCTGCTCGCCGAACTGGACCGGGTCCGTCGCTGCGGCTTCGCGCTCGCCTATAACGAGGCCGATCCGGGCACCGGCGCCGTGGCGGTACCGATCACGGCCGCCGATGGCGGCGCCTTCCTGGGTGCCATTGCGGTGGTGGTCCCGACCGCGCGCTGGACCCGCGAGGCGCTTGCCGGGCTGGTGCCGGATCTGCGCGAAGCGGCCAGGGACATCGCCGGCAAGGCGGTCGTCGCGCCCTATTGCCGGAAGGGCGCGCAGGTGCTGCGCCGGCCCGCCAACAGCAAGGGATTGTGA
- a CDS encoding ABC transporter permease, with amino-acid sequence MFEKNGGALSSLATAIALLVVWEGATRLLGIPTYLLPAPSVIASDFARNWPRIADSSWITTLNMVAGFVLSVLVGIPLAMALAYSPQVERSIYPIVVFLQILPKIAIAPLFIVWFGFGTMPKVLLVFLLTFFPIVVNTVVGFKSVDPGVMELARSTGAGALRTFYKIRFPSALPSIFVGLKIAAALASTAAVVAEFVASDSGLGYLIITYNGQLATPMVFATIIVLGVIGLVFYFLIEFVERLVVPWHVSMRGDQAGA; translated from the coding sequence ATGTTCGAGAAGAATGGCGGTGCCCTGTCGTCACTCGCGACGGCGATCGCCCTGCTGGTCGTCTGGGAAGGCGCGACGCGCCTTCTTGGCATCCCGACCTATCTGCTGCCGGCGCCCTCGGTGATCGCATCCGATTTCGCCCGGAACTGGCCGCGGATCGCCGACAGTTCGTGGATCACCACGCTGAACATGGTCGCCGGCTTCGTGCTCAGCGTCCTGGTCGGCATCCCGCTGGCGATGGCGCTTGCCTACTCGCCGCAGGTCGAGCGTTCGATCTATCCGATCGTGGTCTTCCTGCAGATCCTGCCCAAGATCGCCATCGCGCCGCTGTTCATCGTCTGGTTCGGCTTCGGCACCATGCCGAAGGTTCTGCTGGTCTTCCTGCTGACCTTCTTCCCGATCGTGGTCAACACCGTGGTCGGCTTCAAATCGGTCGATCCGGGCGTGATGGAACTGGCCCGCTCGACCGGCGCGGGCGCGCTGCGCACCTTCTACAAGATCCGCTTTCCGAGCGCGCTGCCGTCGATCTTCGTCGGCCTGAAGATCGCCGCCGCGCTCGCCTCGACGGCGGCGGTGGTGGCCGAGTTCGTCGCCTCCGACAGCGGGCTCGGTTACCTGATCATCACCTATAACGGCCAGCTGGCCACCCCGATGGTCTTCGCCACCATCATCGTGCTCGGCGTCATCGGGCTGGTCTTCTACTTCCTGATCGAATTCGTCGAACGGCTGGTCGTGCCCTGGCACGTCTCCATGCGCGGCGATCAGGCGGGCGCATAG
- a CDS encoding ABC transporter substrate-binding protein gives MARFGKFGLIAGLAAMLVSAAAARADDTVSLRLNWQILGFHAPFYYGVKKGFYKEEGIDLTVNEGRGGAATAQAIGASSDTFGVVDAGTVIVSVTRGIPIRTVMSVMNSGIFAVVARKDANIVRAADLEGKTIAVTAGDALTQLFPAVVSANKLDEKKIRFVNVDAASKVVAVLEKRADATLGSVDAQSFVMEARGVAASVLSYDDLGVKLVGLTVVANEKTIAGNPDLIRRFVRATRKAFVEAQKDPDGAIAATVAAKPELDGKVLRQQMDVSLAKLTSAATAGLPLGIGAASDWDNTVTLLKTYQSLATDKPGSAFFTNDFAK, from the coding sequence ATGGCAAGGTTTGGAAAGTTCGGCCTGATCGCCGGTCTGGCCGCGATGCTGGTCTCGGCCGCGGCGGCGCGCGCCGACGATACCGTCAGCCTGCGGCTGAACTGGCAGATCCTCGGCTTTCACGCGCCGTTCTACTACGGCGTCAAGAAAGGCTTCTACAAGGAGGAGGGCATCGACCTGACCGTCAACGAGGGCCGCGGCGGCGCTGCGACCGCGCAGGCGATCGGTGCCAGCAGCGATACCTTCGGCGTCGTCGATGCCGGCACGGTGATCGTCAGCGTCACCCGCGGCATCCCGATCCGCACGGTCATGTCGGTGATGAACAGCGGCATCTTCGCCGTCGTCGCGCGCAAGGACGCCAATATCGTCCGCGCCGCCGATCTCGAAGGCAAGACCATCGCGGTCACCGCCGGCGACGCGCTGACGCAGCTCTTTCCGGCCGTGGTCTCCGCCAACAAGCTCGACGAGAAGAAGATCCGCTTCGTCAATGTCGATGCCGCCAGCAAGGTGGTGGCCGTCCTCGAAAAGCGTGCCGACGCCACGCTCGGCAGCGTCGATGCGCAGTCCTTCGTCATGGAGGCACGCGGCGTCGCGGCCTCGGTCCTCAGCTACGACGATCTCGGCGTCAAGCTGGTCGGCCTGACCGTCGTCGCCAACGAGAAGACGATCGCGGGGAACCCCGATCTGATCCGCCGCTTCGTGCGTGCGACGCGCAAGGCCTTCGTCGAGGCGCAGAAGGATCCGGACGGCGCGATCGCCGCGACGGTCGCCGCCAAGCCCGAACTGGACGGCAAGGTGCTGCGCCAGCAGATGGACGTGTCGCTGGCCAAGCTGACCTCGGCCGCCACCGCCGGCCTGCCGCTCGGCATCGGCGCCGCGTCGGACTGGGACAATACGGTCACGCTCCTCAAGACCTACCAGTCGCTCGCCACCGACAAGCCGGGCTCGGCCTTCTTCACCAACGACTTCGCCAAGTAG
- a CDS encoding ABC transporter ATP-binding protein → MAEAQIVLKGVGKTFVRGLQRTTALAGVDIEIARGAFVAVVGPSGCGKSTLLRLVSGLVMPSEGSVRVAGEPVVGPRADTGIVFQKATLVDWRDILGNVLLQLEMRGIDSPEARERARTLLAAVGLGGFENRYPHELSGGMQQRAAIARGLVHQPGMLLMDEPFGALDALTREQMRLDLEALWLRERMTVFFITHSIDEAVLLADRVIVMSQRPGTVDHVFDVDLPRPRGLAARNDPRFAALTDAITRIFLSRGVLDEQRLAL, encoded by the coding sequence ATGGCTGAGGCTCAGATCGTCCTGAAGGGCGTCGGCAAGACCTTCGTGCGCGGGCTGCAGCGCACGACGGCCCTCGCCGGCGTCGACATCGAGATCGCGCGCGGGGCCTTCGTGGCGGTGGTCGGGCCGTCCGGCTGCGGCAAGAGCACGCTTCTGCGGCTGGTCTCCGGGCTGGTCATGCCGAGCGAGGGCAGCGTGCGGGTCGCCGGCGAGCCAGTCGTCGGCCCGCGCGCCGACACCGGCATCGTGTTCCAAAAGGCGACCTTGGTCGACTGGCGCGACATTCTCGGCAACGTGCTGCTGCAACTGGAGATGCGCGGCATCGACAGTCCCGAAGCCCGCGAGCGTGCGCGCACGCTCCTTGCGGCCGTCGGGCTCGGCGGCTTCGAGAACCGCTATCCGCACGAACTGTCCGGCGGCATGCAGCAGCGGGCGGCGATCGCCCGCGGCCTCGTCCACCAGCCCGGCATGCTGCTGATGGACGAACCGTTCGGCGCGCTCGATGCGCTGACGCGCGAGCAGATGCGGCTCGACCTGGAGGCGCTGTGGCTGCGCGAGCGGATGACCGTCTTCTTCATCACCCACTCGATCGACGAGGCCGTGCTGCTCGCCGACCGGGTCATCGTCATGAGCCAGCGGCCGGGGACGGTCGATCACGTCTTCGACGTCGATCTGCCGCGTCCACGCGGCCTGGCCGCCCGCAACGATCCGCGCTTCGCCGCGCTGACCGACGCCATCACCCGCATCTTTCTCTCGCGCGGCGTGCTCGACGAGCAGCGTCTGGCGCTTTGA
- a CDS encoding DJ-1/PfpI family protein: MQSDKALIIVGDASETLDTLYPYLRLQEDGFRPVVAGPEKRPFQMVLHEVRPGWTITREWEGYIIEADTAFRDVDPADYAGIFFSGGRAPEYIRDDEDLIRITRHFFETGKPIASVCHGVEIPARAGCVTGRRMSCVRKCRFDLEICGGIFVDAPLVVDGNLVSGRTWHDHGPVMGEWMRQLRAARHGSSAAA, encoded by the coding sequence GTGCAGTCCGACAAGGCGCTCATCATCGTCGGCGATGCGTCCGAGACGCTCGACACGCTCTACCCCTATCTCCGTCTGCAGGAGGACGGCTTCCGGCCGGTCGTGGCCGGTCCCGAAAAGCGGCCCTTCCAGATGGTGCTGCACGAGGTCCGGCCGGGCTGGACGATCACGCGCGAGTGGGAGGGCTACATCATCGAGGCCGATACCGCCTTCCGCGATGTCGACCCGGCCGACTATGCCGGCATCTTCTTCTCCGGGGGGCGGGCACCCGAATATATCCGCGACGACGAGGATCTGATCCGCATCACCCGGCATTTTTTCGAGACCGGCAAGCCGATCGCCAGCGTCTGCCACGGCGTGGAAATCCCCGCGCGGGCGGGCTGTGTGACCGGGCGCCGGATGTCCTGCGTGCGCAAATGCCGCTTCGACCTCGAGATTTGCGGCGGCATCTTCGTCGACGCGCCGCTGGTCGTCGACGGCAACCTGGTCAGCGGCCGCACCTGGCACGACCACGGGCCGGTCATGGGCGAATGGATGCGCCAGCTCCGCGCAGCAAGGCACGGGTCTTCCGCTGCCGCATGA
- a CDS encoding YciI family protein, translating to MFVVTLSFAANKAAAPRHMDGHNAWIRRGFDDGIFLMTGSLQPAAGGVVIAHNITRPALEARLGEDPFVAENVVSPAILEIAPGRTDARLDFLKA from the coding sequence ATGTTCGTCGTCACACTGAGCTTCGCCGCCAACAAGGCCGCGGCGCCGCGGCATATGGACGGTCACAATGCCTGGATCCGGCGCGGCTTCGATGACGGCATCTTCCTGATGACCGGCAGCCTTCAGCCGGCCGCCGGCGGGGTGGTGATCGCCCACAACATCACCCGCCCGGCCTTGGAAGCCCGGCTCGGCGAGGACCCGTTCGTCGCCGAGAACGTCGTCAGCCCCGCCATCCTCGAAATCGCGCCCGGGCGCACGGACGCCCGGCTCGACTTCCTGAAAGCCTGA
- a CDS encoding TetR/AcrR family transcriptional regulator: MTAGTTRDQITAAADRLFYERGFEATSFADIAAAVKLSRGNFYYHFKSKDEILAAVIARRVDTTRAALDTWAAAAASPADGIRSFIGMLIANRAKIMRHGCPVGTLCAELAKLDHPAQGGAAALFTLFRTWLADRFAALGHGADADALALHALMRSQGIAALATALHDEAFIDREVEALEAWLDALPHPLPAREPTPHLDEETARCSSSH, from the coding sequence TTGACGGCTGGAACCACGCGCGACCAGATCACCGCCGCGGCGGACAGGCTCTTCTACGAGCGTGGTTTCGAGGCGACTTCGTTCGCCGACATCGCCGCGGCCGTGAAGCTGTCGCGCGGCAATTTCTACTATCATTTCAAAAGCAAGGACGAGATCCTCGCGGCCGTGATCGCGCGCCGGGTCGACACCACGCGGGCCGCGCTCGACACCTGGGCGGCGGCCGCAGCGAGCCCGGCGGATGGCATTCGCAGCTTCATCGGCATGCTGATCGCGAACCGGGCGAAGATCATGCGGCACGGCTGTCCGGTCGGGACCCTGTGCGCCGAACTGGCCAAGCTCGATCATCCCGCGCAAGGCGGCGCCGCGGCACTCTTCACCCTGTTCCGGACCTGGCTGGCCGACCGCTTTGCAGCCCTCGGCCACGGCGCCGACGCGGACGCCCTGGCGCTCCATGCCCTGATGCGCAGCCAGGGCATCGCCGCTCTGGCGACGGCGCTGCACGACGAGGCCTTCATCGACCGCGAAGTCGAGGCCCTGGAGGCTTGGCTCGACGCCCTGCCGCACCCCCTGCCCGCGCGTGAACCGACACCCCATCTCGATGAGGAGACCGCTCGATGTTCGTCGTCACACTGA
- a CDS encoding LuxR family transcriptional regulator, with amino-acid sequence MSAEQYALDVVERLRISKDYSSVIGELSKVMSDFGFNSVVVTGLPRPGEMLDTLLLSANWPEAWGERYLAKKYDQVDPTVKRVRMSLQPFRWSDVREQTLSAVEKKILDEATEFGLNDGIAVPIHDLNGLEAGVSFGTDRLLIDSRAQAALHLISIYAYECLRRQAPDRSGGQKPIHLSRRERECIQWTAAGKTSWEIGQIIGVSEATVNEYLYAAARRLNTRTRPQLIARCMREGLIN; translated from the coding sequence ATGAGTGCGGAACAATATGCGCTCGACGTAGTTGAGCGATTACGGATAAGCAAGGACTATTCCTCGGTGATCGGGGAGCTTTCCAAGGTCATGTCCGACTTCGGATTCAATTCCGTCGTCGTAACCGGGTTGCCTCGACCCGGTGAAATGCTCGACACGCTGCTCCTGTCGGCGAATTGGCCGGAGGCGTGGGGCGAGCGATATTTGGCCAAGAAGTACGATCAGGTCGATCCGACCGTAAAACGGGTGCGAATGTCTCTGCAACCTTTTCGCTGGAGCGACGTGCGCGAGCAGACATTGAGCGCCGTCGAGAAGAAGATTCTCGACGAGGCGACCGAGTTTGGCCTGAATGACGGTATTGCGGTACCAATTCACGATCTGAACGGGTTGGAAGCCGGTGTGTCCTTCGGGACCGACCGCCTCCTGATCGATTCGCGCGCCCAGGCGGCGTTGCATCTGATCAGCATCTACGCCTACGAGTGCCTGCGGCGGCAGGCGCCGGACCGCTCCGGCGGGCAGAAGCCGATCCATCTCTCGCGCCGGGAACGCGAGTGCATTCAATGGACTGCGGCCGGCAAGACCTCCTGGGAGATCGGCCAGATCATCGGTGTCTCCGAGGCGACCGTGAACGAATATCTCTATGCGGCGGCGCGTCGACTGAACACGCGGACACGGCCGCAACTGATCGCCCGCTGCATGAGAGAAGGTTTGATCAACTAG
- a CDS encoding acyl-homoserine-lactone synthase, which translates to MKVLTLKGKDEWKYPELFDEAFRLRHKTFVDEMGWEAVRKPDGRERDQFDHEDAVHFMMLDGGKLASYSRLLPTTRPHLLSDIYPHLAPRGYPKGDHVWEWTRWTTAWPYRRQGLWSFEGGAMLHTVAQYAMQSGIRELSLQGHPTWITRFLQVGYMPRPLGIPESVDGAPVVAFVLPLTPSLLQSLEDRVAQRTGQDNFALLGAV; encoded by the coding sequence ATGAAGGTGCTCACGCTCAAGGGCAAGGATGAATGGAAGTATCCTGAACTGTTCGATGAGGCCTTTCGTCTCCGGCACAAGACTTTCGTCGACGAAATGGGCTGGGAAGCCGTCCGCAAGCCGGATGGCAGAGAAAGAGACCAGTTCGATCACGAAGACGCCGTGCATTTCATGATGCTCGATGGCGGCAAGCTGGCGTCCTACAGCCGCCTGCTGCCGACGACGCGTCCGCATCTGCTCTCGGACATCTATCCGCACTTGGCGCCGCGCGGCTATCCGAAGGGCGACCATGTCTGGGAATGGACCCGCTGGACGACCGCCTGGCCGTATCGCCGCCAGGGGCTTTGGTCCTTCGAGGGCGGGGCGATGCTGCACACGGTCGCCCAGTATGCGATGCAGTCCGGCATTCGCGAACTGTCGCTGCAGGGCCATCCGACCTGGATCACCCGCTTCCTGCAGGTCGGCTACATGCCGCGTCCGCTCGGCATTCCCGAATCCGTCGACGGCGCACCCGTCGTCGCCTTCGTGCTGCCGCTGACGCCGTCGCTCCTGCAGAGCCTTGAGGATCGGGTCGCGCAGCGGACCGGCCAGGACAATTTCGCGCTTCTCGGCGCGGTCTGA
- a CDS encoding TonB-dependent siderophore receptor, which translates to MSAHSRFTVDQPALRPVSPSVALPELAPSLPPSTFVVWNGFLGERNTEVPANANLAGKFDFGPIRNRVLFSADINRVTDVGRLDGTPAAFVDFTNPSFPPYVKPVPGPFTTFTDIDNVYVQSGLTAQWQASLWERVHLLTALRLADVDIRSRELTTASSFHTQESKVLPRIGASVELVKGVSVFADYTEGLRAVPFFNGPTAPRPEQSRQSQAGVKLDLPYGFSAGFALFDLRLTNVPTANPAVPGQQIQSGEQCSRGFEADMVWQPNANWSDLGSYARVDARYTRNTVIAEGNVVEGVPRESGRLWGTYRVTDGQFAGLSVGAGFQAQSRVAITNANDYFAPGFATVSVTTAVNYRAE; encoded by the coding sequence TTGAGTGCGCATTCGCGTTTCACGGTCGATCAACCGGCTCTCCGGCCGGTCTCGCCATCCGTTGCGCTTCCCGAACTGGCGCCGAGCCTGCCGCCGTCGACCTTCGTGGTCTGGAACGGCTTCCTCGGCGAACGCAACACGGAAGTGCCGGCCAATGCCAATCTGGCCGGCAAGTTCGATTTCGGGCCGATCCGGAACCGGGTCCTGTTCTCGGCCGACATCAACCGCGTCACCGATGTCGGTCGGCTCGACGGAACGCCGGCGGCCTTCGTCGACTTCACCAATCCGAGCTTCCCGCCCTATGTGAAGCCGGTCCCGGGACCGTTCACGACCTTCACGGACATCGACAACGTCTATGTCCAGAGCGGTCTGACCGCGCAATGGCAGGCCAGCCTTTGGGAGCGGGTGCATCTCCTGACCGCGCTGCGCCTCGCCGACGTCGATATCCGCTCACGCGAGCTGACCACCGCATCGAGCTTCCACACCCAGGAAAGCAAGGTGCTGCCGCGGATCGGCGCGTCGGTCGAACTCGTCAAGGGCGTCTCTGTCTTCGCCGACTACACCGAGGGTCTGCGGGCCGTGCCGTTCTTCAACGGTCCGACCGCTCCGCGTCCCGAGCAGAGCCGTCAGAGCCAGGCCGGCGTCAAGCTCGATCTGCCCTACGGTTTCAGCGCCGGCTTCGCGCTGTTCGACCTGCGTCTGACCAACGTGCCGACCGCCAATCCGGCCGTGCCGGGCCAGCAGATCCAATCCGGCGAGCAGTGCTCGCGCGGCTTCGAGGCCGACATGGTCTGGCAGCCGAACGCGAACTGGTCCGACCTCGGCAGCTATGCCCGCGTCGACGCGCGCTACACCCGCAACACCGTCATCGCGGAGGGCAATGTCGTGGAGGGCGTTCCGCGGGAGTCCGGCCGGCTGTGGGGCACCTACCGGGTGACGGACGGCCAGTTCGCCGGTCTCTCGGTCGGTGCCGGATTTCAGGCCCAGAGCCGCGTCGCGATCACCAATGCCAACGACTATTTCGCGCCCGGTTTCGCTACGGTCTCCGTGACGACGGCGGTGAACTATCGTGCCGAGTGA
- a CDS encoding FAD-dependent oxidoreductase: MAGIEAVDGSGFEAGCDVLVIGAGAAGLIAALKAQEAGAAVLVVERDPVARGSTALSAGLVPAAETRFQREAGIADSKAAFAADILAKAHDEPDPQAVARVVDEVGGVLEWLADRHGLPFSVIDNFTYPGHSARRMHGLPSRSGAELMDRLRAAAEAAGIDIVTEATATTLYRDGDRIVGAGLVRPDGSTDRIGCRALVLACNGYGGNPDLVAAHIPELKDALYFGHPGNRGDALLWGEALGAATRHLSGHQGHGSVAHPHGILITWATITEGGVQVNRDGVRFANEARGYSESAAAVIAEPDGIAFTIFDGRIAAIARQFEDFRAAEIAGAVLTADCIAGLAGRLHVPEAALAATLGEIDALKTAGATDRFGRDFAGVPQLAPPYAAVKVTGALFHTQGGLVVDDQARVVSRDGRPFETLFAAGGAACGVSGADAGGYLSGNGLLTAFAYGALAGLGAARASGASAPA; the protein is encoded by the coding sequence GTGGCGGGGATCGAGGCGGTGGACGGGTCGGGCTTCGAGGCCGGCTGCGACGTGCTGGTGATCGGCGCCGGCGCGGCTGGCCTGATCGCGGCCCTGAAGGCGCAGGAGGCCGGGGCGGCGGTGCTGGTCGTCGAACGCGATCCGGTCGCGCGCGGCTCGACGGCGCTGTCGGCCGGTCTCGTTCCCGCGGCGGAGACGCGTTTCCAGCGCGAGGCCGGCATTGCCGACAGCAAGGCCGCCTTTGCGGCCGATATCCTGGCCAAGGCCCATGACGAGCCGGACCCGCAGGCCGTGGCGCGGGTGGTCGACGAGGTCGGCGGCGTCCTCGAATGGCTCGCGGACCGGCACGGACTGCCCTTCTCGGTGATCGACAACTTCACCTATCCGGGCCATTCCGCGCGGCGGATGCACGGGTTGCCGAGCCGGTCGGGTGCGGAACTGATGGACCGGCTGCGCGCCGCGGCCGAGGCGGCCGGCATCGACATCGTCACCGAGGCGACCGCCACCACGCTCTACCGGGACGGCGACCGGATCGTCGGCGCCGGCCTCGTGCGGCCGGACGGCAGCACGGACCGGATCGGCTGCAGGGCGCTGGTGCTCGCCTGCAACGGCTATGGCGGCAACCCGGACCTGGTCGCGGCCCATATCCCGGAACTGAAGGATGCGCTCTATTTCGGCCATCCCGGCAATCGCGGCGACGCACTGCTTTGGGGCGAGGCGCTCGGTGCGGCGACCCGCCATCTCTCAGGCCACCAGGGCCACGGATCGGTCGCCCATCCGCACGGCATCCTGATCACCTGGGCGACGATCACCGAGGGCGGCGTCCAGGTGAACCGGGATGGCGTCCGCTTCGCCAACGAGGCGCGCGGCTACTCGGAATCGGCAGCCGCCGTCATCGCCGAGCCGGACGGGATCGCCTTCACAATCTTCGACGGCCGCATCGCCGCGATCGCCCGGCAGTTCGAGGATTTCCGCGCCGCGGAGATCGCCGGCGCCGTGCTGACGGCCGATTGCATCGCCGGGCTGGCGGGCCGGCTCCATGTCCCCGAGGCCGCCCTCGCCGCGACGCTCGGCGAGATCGACGCACTGAAGACCGCCGGTGCGACGGATCGATTCGGTCGCGACTTCGCCGGCGTGCCGCAACTCGCCCCGCCCTATGCGGCCGTGAAGGTCACCGGCGCGCTGTTCCACACCCAGGGCGGACTGGTGGTCGACGATCAAGCCCGGGTGGTCAGCCGGGACGGAAGACCGTTCGAGACGCTTTTCGCCGCCGGCGGCGCGGCTTGCGGCGTGTCCGGAGCCGATGCCGGCGGCTATCTGTCCGGCAACGGCCTGCTGACCGCCTTTGCCTACGGAGCCCTTGCCGGTCTCGGTGCCGCACGCGCTTCCGGCGCGTCGGCGCCGGCCTGA
- a CDS encoding GntR family transcriptional regulator, with product MDAVESSKTHRLYLLLKERIQTGVLAPGDRLPGEPSLAATHGLSRVTVRRALDGLSRDGLVTRLPGAGTFVSEPNGRPPVVADLANMFAHLVAMGRATKVRLLSFAYVVPPPAIAAALGLGPGERTQASLRVRSFDDVPFSYLATHVPERIGVTYSEGDLANRPLLELLERSGVVADRAEQTISATLAGPDAAAALGVEIGSALIALTRVVRDGEGRGIEHLSALYRPDQHAFRMELVRAGDGEDRHWRPTTRVKGPAAHPNATGSEANERPKTRQRRKP from the coding sequence TTGGACGCCGTCGAATCTTCGAAGACCCATCGGCTCTATCTGCTCCTGAAGGAGCGGATCCAGACCGGTGTGCTGGCACCCGGCGACCGTCTGCCCGGCGAGCCGAGCCTGGCGGCGACGCACGGCCTGTCGCGCGTCACCGTACGGCGCGCGCTCGACGGCCTGTCGCGCGACGGCCTGGTCACGCGGCTGCCCGGTGCCGGGACCTTCGTCTCTGAGCCGAACGGGCGTCCGCCCGTCGTTGCCGATCTCGCCAACATGTTCGCCCATCTGGTCGCCATGGGGCGAGCGACCAAGGTGCGTCTCCTGTCCTTCGCCTATGTGGTGCCGCCGCCGGCCATCGCGGCGGCGCTTGGACTGGGGCCGGGCGAGCGGACGCAGGCATCGCTGCGCGTGCGCTCCTTCGACGACGTGCCCTTCTCCTATCTGGCCACCCATGTGCCCGAACGAATCGGCGTGACCTATTCGGAAGGCGATCTCGCCAACCGCCCGCTGCTCGAACTTCTCGAACGCTCCGGCGTCGTCGCCGACCGTGCTGAGCAGACCATCTCGGCGACGCTGGCCGGCCCGGATGCGGCCGCCGCGCTGGGCGTCGAGATCGGCTCGGCGCTGATCGCGCTGACCCGCGTGGTGCGCGACGGCGAGGGCCGGGGCATCGAACATCTTTCCGCGCTCTATCGCCCGGATCAGCACGCCTTCCGGATGGAACTCGTGCGCGCCGGCGACGGCGAGGACCGCCACTGGCGGCCGACTACGCGCGTGAAGGGACCCGCGGCCCATCCGAACGCCACCGGTTCCGAAGCAAACGAACGCCCGAAGACACGACAGAGGAGAAAGCCATGA